In a single window of the Aridibaculum aurantiacum genome:
- a CDS encoding fasciclin domain-containing protein yields MKKVIFALGFAAFISTAINAQEKTVMVGGAAMYPSKNIVQNAVNSKDHTTLVAAVKAAGLVETLQGAGPFTVFAPTNAAFDKLPKGTVETLVKPENKSTLTSILTYHVVPGRISSADLVKMIKQNGGTFSAKTVEGDEITFMQKGNNIFLKDAKGNKSKVTIKDVNQSNGVIHVIDTVVMPNS; encoded by the coding sequence ATGAAAAAAGTAATTTTTGCACTAGGTTTTGCTGCGTTTATATCTACAGCAATTAATGCACAGGAGAAGACTGTAATGGTAGGTGGTGCTGCTATGTATCCTTCTAAAAACATTGTACAGAATGCAGTTAATAGTAAAGATCATACTACGCTGGTAGCAGCTGTTAAAGCAGCAGGATTAGTAGAAACATTACAAGGTGCAGGTCCGTTCACTGTATTCGCGCCTACCAACGCTGCATTTGATAAACTACCTAAAGGAACAGTGGAAACACTTGTGAAGCCAGAGAACAAAAGCACGCTTACATCTATTCTTACTTATCATGTAGTACCAGGAAGAATTAGCAGTGCTGACCTGGTAAAGATGATAAAACAAAATGGCGGTACTTTTTCTGCTAAAACTGTAGAAGGAGATGAAATAACTTTTATGCAAAAAGGCAACAATATCTTTTTGAAAGATGCAAAAGGTAATAAAAGCAAAGTGACAATAAAAGACGTTAACCAGAGCAATGGAGTAATTCACGTTATTGACACAGTAGTTATGCCAAATAGCTAG
- a CDS encoding VanZ family protein has product MKRFLYFIPGITWWLICTVLLVIPGNELPSTNIKIPFFDKIVHLGMFALMTFLFSYPYIKVSKTAAEVKAYILAIALYALAFGIAMEFVQKYLVANRSFDEVDILFDALGCATGAWFSWVVYKKIGPDRNRGRNQN; this is encoded by the coding sequence TTGAAACGATTTCTATATTTTATTCCCGGTATTACATGGTGGTTGATTTGCACGGTGCTTTTAGTTATACCTGGAAACGAACTGCCTTCCACTAATATCAAAATTCCCTTCTTCGATAAGATTGTTCATCTGGGAATGTTTGCACTCATGACCTTTTTGTTTTCTTATCCTTATATCAAAGTTTCTAAAACTGCGGCAGAAGTGAAAGCCTACATACTTGCTATTGCACTTTATGCATTGGCTTTTGGTATAGCTATGGAATTTGTTCAAAAGTATCTTGTGGCCAACCGTTCTTTTGATGAGGTAGATATACTTTTCGACGCATTAGGCTGCGCAACAGGAGCATGGTTTAGTTGGGTTGTATACAAAAAAATAGGCCCCGATAGAAATCGGGGCCGCAACCAAAACTAA
- a CDS encoding sulfite exporter TauE/SafE family protein has product MSVTVIISAFALGLVSSFHCVGMCGAIAFSLPTQHLNGAKKAAGILLYNAGRITTYSIIGVLFGLLGRQIHIAGFQQWFSIIAGITILIIVIQGAAGKPLFHLPGYGKVQLFVQSLVSIFLTSPSVASMYLLGMANGLLPCGLVYMAVTGALATGSIGGAAGFMASFGAGTFPALFLLSYFGYIINLSTRNTIKRMVPYVVATMAVLLILRGLNLNIPYLSPLLASETNNISCH; this is encoded by the coding sequence ATGTCAGTAACTGTTATTATATCTGCTTTTGCTTTAGGGTTGGTTAGCAGCTTTCACTGTGTAGGCATGTGTGGTGCTATTGCATTTTCGCTACCTACGCAGCATTTGAATGGTGCAAAAAAAGCAGCTGGCATTTTGCTGTACAATGCTGGCCGCATTACCACTTACAGCATCATTGGTGTGCTGTTTGGCTTATTGGGCCGCCAGATCCATATAGCAGGCTTCCAGCAATGGTTTTCGATTATAGCAGGTATCACCATTCTTATCATCGTTATTCAAGGTGCAGCAGGTAAACCACTCTTTCACTTACCAGGATATGGTAAAGTGCAGCTGTTTGTACAATCACTAGTTTCAATATTCCTTACCTCTCCTTCAGTGGCGAGTATGTATTTGTTGGGTATGGCAAATGGCCTGCTTCCTTGTGGGTTGGTTTATATGGCAGTAACCGGTGCCCTGGCTACCGGCAGTATAGGAGGTGCGGCAGGATTTATGGCAAGTTTTGGAGCGGGCACTTTCCCGGCGCTGTTCCTGCTATCTTATTTTGGCTACATCATCAACCTTAGCACCCGCAACACCATCAAAAGAATGGTTCCGTATGTAGTGGCTACCATGGCTGTGCTCCTCATTCTTCGTGGTCTAAACCTGAACATCCCTTACCTGAGTCCATTGCTAGCTTCTGAAACTAATAATATCAGCTGCCACTAG
- a CDS encoding FixH family protein has protein sequence MSWGNRLVAVFVAFAALMGTLVYLCMKQNIELVSKDYYADELRYQDKIDGMNNANKITDVVITGSDNQVIITMPKEQQGLVLTGEAWFYCATNASSDRKLPLQVNEQGQFVIEKSRLARANYTLKLSWQAGDDHFHTEKFIEVN, from the coding sequence ATGAGTTGGGGTAATAGATTAGTGGCAGTATTTGTAGCCTTTGCCGCATTAATGGGCACGCTGGTATACCTATGTATGAAGCAAAACATAGAACTGGTTTCAAAAGATTATTATGCAGATGAGCTGCGCTACCAGGACAAGATCGATGGCATGAACAACGCCAATAAGATAACAGATGTTGTTATTACTGGCAGCGACAACCAGGTGATCATTACCATGCCTAAAGAGCAGCAAGGGCTGGTGCTTACCGGCGAAGCATGGTTCTACTGCGCCACCAATGCCTCCAGCGATAGGAAGCTTCCGTTGCAGGTAAATGAGCAAGGGCAGTTTGTAATAGAGAAGAGCAGGCTGGCCAGGGCCAATTATACGCTTAAACTTAGCTGGCAGGCAGGCGACGATCATTTTCACACTGAAAAGTTCATCGAGGTAAACTAA
- the ccoG gene encoding cytochrome c oxidase accessory protein CcoG has translation MITAKEHIEKISVESFRDRIATVDETGKRKWVFAQKPKGKFYKWRTRLSWIYFTLFFGTPFLHIDGRPLFLFNITEAKFILFTKVFWPQDFFIFGLGMIAFIFFIILFTAAFGRLFCGWACPQTNFMEMMFRKLEYLVEGDRNRQKMLDRAPWTGKKIFKKSVKHILFFALAFIISNFFLSYVIGIKQLGEIISEPVSEHVVGFSAIILFSIVFYAVYAYFREYACTVVCPYGRLQGVLLDKNSMVVAYDYKRGEPRGLAKKFEANDFGDCIDCFQCVNVCPTGIDIRNGVQMECVGCTACIDACDNVMEKIGKPKGLIRYASENSIETGQPLHYTSRMKMYTLLCGIVVLILAAILFTRKDVDATVMRTPGMLYQERGTDSISNLYNIKLANKTTEPINLTVKLEDATGKIEVIGKPFIEIAQEGQGSGSFFVVLPRQTVKERKTKLSVGLYNGEEKLATVSTNFLGPVAD, from the coding sequence ATGATAACAGCAAAGGAACATATAGAAAAGATCAGTGTGGAAAGTTTCAGGGACAGGATAGCAACTGTAGATGAAACAGGAAAAAGAAAATGGGTCTTTGCACAAAAACCTAAAGGAAAATTCTATAAGTGGCGCACCAGGTTAAGCTGGATCTATTTCACCTTATTTTTTGGTACACCCTTCTTACATATTGATGGACGGCCGCTTTTTCTTTTCAATATCACAGAAGCTAAGTTCATCTTGTTTACAAAAGTTTTCTGGCCGCAGGACTTCTTCATTTTTGGCTTGGGAATGATCGCATTTATCTTTTTCATCATTCTCTTCACCGCTGCATTTGGAAGATTATTCTGCGGCTGGGCTTGCCCTCAAACCAACTTCATGGAAATGATGTTCAGAAAGTTGGAATACCTGGTAGAGGGCGACAGGAACCGGCAAAAGATGCTGGACAGAGCACCCTGGACAGGTAAGAAGATCTTTAAAAAATCAGTAAAGCATATCCTGTTTTTTGCCCTGGCGTTCATCATCTCTAACTTTTTCCTATCCTATGTCATTGGCATCAAACAACTGGGTGAGATCATATCAGAACCGGTATCAGAGCATGTGGTAGGTTTTTCTGCCATCATTCTTTTTAGCATCGTGTTCTATGCAGTTTATGCTTATTTCCGCGAGTATGCCTGCACAGTAGTTTGTCCTTACGGCAGGCTGCAGGGCGTATTGCTCGACAAGAATTCAATGGTGGTGGCTTACGATTATAAACGTGGTGAGCCAAGAGGACTTGCTAAAAAATTTGAAGCAAATGATTTTGGCGATTGCATTGATTGCTTCCAGTGTGTGAATGTTTGTCCTACCGGAATTGATATACGCAATGGTGTACAAATGGAATGCGTCGGTTGTACAGCATGTATTGATGCCTGCGATAATGTAATGGAGAAGATAGGCAAGCCTAAGGGTTTGATCCGTTACGCAAGTGAAAATAGTATAGAGACGGGTCAGCCGCTTCACTATACATCGCGCATGAAAATGTATACACTGCTTTGCGGCATTGTGGTGCTTATTCTAGCAGCTATATTATTTACCCGAAAAGATGTAGATGCCACCGTAATGCGTACACCTGGCATGCTCTACCAGGAAAGAGGAACAGATAGCATTTCAAACCTTTACAACATAAAGCTGGCTAATAAAACTACCGAACCCATAAACCTGACGGTAAAGCTGGAAGATGCCACAGGCAAGATAGAAGTGATAGGAAAACCATTCATTGAAATAGCGCAAGAAGGACAAGGCAGCGGATCTTTCTTTGTTGTGCTGCCAAGGCAAACGGTAAAAGAAAGAAAGACCAAACTGAGCGTTGGATTATATAATGGCGAAGAAAAATTGGCAACAGTATCAACAAATTTCTTAGGCCCTGTGGCCGATTAA